The proteins below are encoded in one region of Zootoca vivipara chromosome 10, rZooViv1.1, whole genome shotgun sequence:
- the GPR85 gene encoding probable G-protein coupled receptor 85 produces MANYSHAADNILQNLSPLTAFLKLTSLGFIIGVSVVGNLLISILLVKDKTLHRAPYYFLLDLCCSDILRSAICFPFVFTSVKNGSSWTYGTLTCKVIAFLGVLSCFHTAFMLFCISVTRYLAIAHHRFYTKRLTFWTCLAVICMVWTLSVAMAFPPVLDVGTYSFIREEDQCTFQHRSFRANDSLGFMLLLALILLATQLVYLKLIFFVHDRRKMKPVQFVAAVSQNWTFHGPGASGQAAANWLAGFGRGPTPPTLLGIRQNANTTGRRRLLVLDEFKMEKRISRMFYIMTFLFLTLWGPYLVACYWRVFARGPVVPGGFLTAAVWMSFAQAGINPFVCIFSNRELRRCFSTTLLYCRKSRLPREPYCVI; encoded by the coding sequence ATGGCGAACTACAGCCATGCAGCTGACAACATTTTACAAAATCTCTCCCCTCTAACAGCGTTTTTGAAATTGACTTCACTGGGTTTCATCATAGGAGTCAGTGTGGTGGGGAACCTTCTGATCTCCATCTTGCTAGTCAAAGACAAGACCTTGCACAGAGCTCCGTATTACTTCCTGTTGGATCTTTGCTGCTCAGACATCCTCAGATCTGCAATTTGCTTCCCATTTGTTTTCACTTCCGTGAAAAATGGCTCATCTTGGACGTACGGGACTCTCACTTGCAAAGTGATTGCCTTCTTGGGGGTCCTGTCTTGTTTCCACACGGCTTTCATGCTGTTCTGCATAAGCGTCACCAGATACTTAGCTATTGCCCACCACCGCTTTTATACAAAAAGGCTGACCTTCTGGACTTGTTTGGCTGTTATTTGTATGGTGTGGACCCTCTCCGTCGCTATGGCTTTCCCTCCGGTGTTGGATGTGGGCACCTATTCGTTCATTAGGGAGGAAGACCAGTGTACCTTTCAGCATCGCTCCTTCAGAGCCAATGATTCTCTGGGATTTATGCTGCTCCTCGCCCTTATCCTTCTAGCCACACAGCTTGTCTACCTCAAGCTGATCTTTTTCGTTCACGATCGCAGGAAAATGAAGCCAGTTCAGTTTGTTGCAGCGGTGAGCCAGAACTGGACGTTTCATGGTCCAGGAGCCAGTGGTCAAGCAGCTGCAAATTGGCTGGCTGGATTCGGAAGGGGTCCCACGCCACCAACCTTGCTGGGGATCAGGCAAAATGCCAACAccacagggaggaggaggctgctcgTCTTGGACGAGTTCAAAATGGAAAAACGAATCAGCAGAATGTTCTATATCATGACATTCCTCTTCCTAACCTTGTGGGGCCCGTATTTGGTCGCCTGTTACTGGAGAGTTTTTGCGAGAGGGCCTGTGGTTCCAGGTGGATTTCTAACGGCTGCTGTTTGGATGAGTTTTGCCCAAGCTGGAATCAATCCTTTTGTCTGCATTTTCTCCAACAGGGAGCTGAGGCGCTGTTTCAGCACAACCCTTCTTTACTGCAGAAAATCCAGGTTACCAAGGGAACCTTACTGTGTTATATGA